From the genome of Vitis riparia cultivar Riparia Gloire de Montpellier isolate 1030 chromosome 11, EGFV_Vit.rip_1.0, whole genome shotgun sequence:
AACATTAAGTGGTCCTATTGTCAATGCCGCATTGCAGAATGCCCAGTATTTCACTTTTACTGACTCTGTTAGAGTTAGTTCTTCCTTGAATAGGCCAACTGAACATGGTTGTGAATTTCATCAGCGGCTTCTTACCTATGTTTCTTGATGAACTGAGCTTACATAGAGCTTATGAACTTGTGCTTGAATAGTGATAGCTTGAAAATTGAAGACAGAGCACTAATCCAATGTTTTGGATTTTTGATTTCCTGGGCCTTGTTCAGTTGCGAGCTGCTGCTAAGATTGCAGCTGCCAGTGAAGGCCTTGGTCGGGTATTATGTTTGCGAATTCCTTGTATCTATAAGATGTCTTTCTAGGGGGTTGTGGTTGCGGGGTGCACTCCAGGGCAAGAAGTTTCCTTTGGCATTAGGAAATGCTGAGTTGCCATCTGAGATACCGTGAACCGACATGAATGGttccattttcctttccttttaaaatGCATTGAGTTTCCCTTTTTACAGCATTGTTGTTGTAGATTTTCTTGTTTGACCCATTTTACCGATATTGTATACAtgcaaaatttaggaaacattGGAAAGGAACACAACATATAACAGAGAAATTTCTACCTTCAtgttttctttggatttttctgTTTATAGCTGTTAATAGTAACACtatttctttgtctttttcatGAATGGTGAGGGTGACCCTTCGTGGGGTCTCTTGCTTAGGAACTCAGAAGTAGTACGTTCTACTTGGTCCATGGAAGTTCCAAGCATCCatagaattttcttttcctttcccttttatGGTTTCTGAAACAGTACACAAggttattttattcatttcactCCGTAAGAATGGCACCCATCCTTTACACAAGGTACAACATCATGACTTTTAGGCaacaaatggagaaaaaaagaaatcaaaaagtATGACTGAACTTGAAACATAAACAAAACTATTAACATAAGTTTTTGACTAAACTATGCGGCGATTGGAGTGAAAGCGACTGTAGAATGGTTGGCGATGTGCAGGCTAAATTGGCCTCCTTTTTCGGACACGTCAATCTTCTCCACCCCAATTGGAGGCCTCATTTCAAAGTTCATGACCAATTTGGCGATCACAAGTGCTAGGATGGGAAGGGCGAGTATGATCCCCGGACAACTCCGCCTACCCACCCCAAATGGCAAGAAGCGAAAATCAACCTTCCCACCTGCAACAGCGTCTGTGCCAGACTCCTCTTCCAGGAAGCGCTCTGGGCGGAACTCCTCAGGATTCTTCCACCAACTGGGGTTGTTGGCCAGCCACCAGGCATTAACCACTACCTTGGACTCTTTAGGGATGGTATAACCACCTAGCTTAGCTTCTTCAAGGTTCATATGAGGTACGAGGAGGGGAATTGGTGCGTGTAACCTGAGGGTCTCCTTCACTGTGGCCTGTAGGTATGGAAGTTGGTGGAGGTTGGATTCAGTGACTGCATCCCCCTGGAGGATGGTGGTGATTTCATCCCGAATTTTGCATTGGACATGTGGATGGTTGACCAGTTCAGCAATGGCCCATTCCATGGACCACAGAGTGGTCTCTATAGCTGCAACATTTATGTTCTCCACAATGTAAAGCACATTTGCTTCACTGATTTCTCCCTTGAGTTGAGCatctattatgtgatcaatggCACACCTGATCTTGTGCTTCTCTCCATTAGCAGCCATTATTTCCCTATATATACAGAAGAACCGAGTTAGAGTCAAAAACTCCTGAATTGCAGAGCCTGTACAATCAACATGCATGTCGATGGAAAAACAAACAGTTGAAAAACCAATGCGTTGCATGCATGATTTACCTTCTTTTCTCAACAAAGTAGTTGTTGAAAAATGCAAGCCTTCTGCTCTGCAGCTCCCTGCACTTGTTCAAGTAACCTCTCAAAAATGGCCTAAGGAAAGGAATGAAATCTCCATAGTTGTAATCAAAACTCTGAGCCAACCGGCTTCGTTCAGAGTTAAACCGCGTTGCCTGTATGAACAGCGGATCCTCTTGAGACTCAAACTTGGAATCGAACATCATCCGGTACATGATATTGTACAGCATCAACTGCAGACGCTTCCTGATAACCAGGCCTTCACTCTTCACACTCTCCTTGTTCCTCAGGTCATCAACCACTAGCTCCATTTCCTCCTCCCACATTTCACTGTAGTGGTGCACCACCTTGTTAGTGAAGAATGGAAGGGTCATAATCCGACGCATTTTCCGCCAGTGGTCGCTGTAGATGGTGAACACCATGTCCTGCCCGTTCCCCGTGAAAATATCAAACACCACATTCCGCGGCCGGGATCCGAACTCTACACCTTGTGTGTGCAGCACCTGGCTAGCCAACTCAGGATCCGACACCACTGCCAAGTTTTTTGACCCAAGTTTTAGTAGGAAGACCGGACCATACTTTTGTGCCATGGAGGCCAATAGCTTGTGGTTCAGGTCATTCCCAACTTGGAGCCAATTGCCAAATAGTGGTATGGAGAGAGGCCCTGGAGGGAGGGAGGCGGAGCGCTTGGAAATTGAGTAGAAAAGGTATAGAATTAGAGGAGCCAAAGGGAGAAAACTAGCCATAAGGGGGGGAGAAATGGACAAGTAGGAGGCCAACAACCTAGTGGATGAGAGGAGAATGATTGTGAGAAGAGTACTGAAAAATACGGGCTTATTGAGAAGATGGGCCATGGTTTTTTCTTCACCTTCTCCTTTTGTGTATGGAATCTATGGATTGAGTTCAGAGGAGGGGATggagctatatatatatatatggagtgGCAACTCGTGGGGGGTTGGTAGAGTTGGTGGTGCAGTGGTTTTGAGAAAATCTATGGGCTCTCTTGGAATCAGGGTAGGAGGATGAATTATTAATCCCCTGTTCAAGTCAAAAAATTGGGGCGGTTAATTGGTAGGTGGAGTGCCTCTTCCTTCGACCAATTTGCTAACTGCTTAATCATCTCagttttttcccattttatgatgattgaaatttgaaaagaaagacaAAACTTCGTGTTTCCTTGCAAATCGTTTTGCAGACGATTCCTAACAAATACAACAGTCCCATATTGATTACAACAAGAAGTTTGCAGACGGGGTTCCGGATGCCCTATATATCCTGGCTATGTCAACGAAATAAAATAATTGCTATGCCTCTTCCACCATTAAGTCTTTGCTTGCGTCAGCATAAATAGACTGTCATGTTTTTGAATGTAAACAAGGCTGAGATAAATATGGGCACATTTTTTTGACTAAtcaatttcttatattttatgaatgttttagaataaaattgaaatatgtgGGTATAactaatataatcaaaattcgATTATTGAATTAGAAAAGTTATCCATCACAGCTTAATAATGCGATTAAAACTTAAATCATGACTTTTGCATTAAGtcttaaattgaaaataattaaaattatatataaatagttaaaaaaaacatcttccatattatcaatattaaatcatgaaatataaagacattaatattttttattttattaaataaaatcgAATTTT
Proteins encoded in this window:
- the LOC117924864 gene encoding cytochrome P450 CYP73A100-like; its protein translation is MAHLLNKPVFFSTLLTIILLSSTRLLASYLSISPPLMASFLPLAPLILYLFYSISKRSASLPPGPLSIPLFGNWLQVGNDLNHKLLASMAQKYGPVFLLKLGSKNLAVVSDPELASQVLHTQGVEFGSRPRNVVFDIFTGNGQDMVFTIYSDHWRKMRRIMTLPFFTNKVVHHYSEMWEEEMELVVDDLRNKESVKSEGLVIRKRLQLMLYNIMYRMMFDSKFESQEDPLFIQATRFNSERSRLAQSFDYNYGDFIPFLRPFLRGYLNKCRELQSRRLAFFNNYFVEKRREIMAANGEKHKIRCAIDHIIDAQLKGEISEANVLYIVENINVAAIETTLWSMEWAIAELVNHPHVQCKIRDEITTILQGDAVTESNLHQLPYLQATVKETLRLHAPIPLLVPHMNLEEAKLGGYTIPKESKVVVNAWWLANNPSWWKNPEEFRPERFLEEESGTDAVAGGKVDFRFLPFGVGRRSCPGIILALPILALVIAKLVMNFEMRPPIGVEKIDVSEKGGQFSLHIANHSTVAFTPIAA